The nucleotide window GCTGCTTGCCCGCGCCGCCAACGAGAGAGCTCCGTCAACTTTCGCGACTTTGCGACAGCTTCAGTCTGGAAACATCACTCCCTCGACATTCCCACATTACCCACCAGCTCAACAACGTATTTAACCCGATCGCAAAAGCAATTTGCAttacaacagcagcagcaataccAATCGAGTACGACACGCtccaaccatcaccaacaaaacACACAGTTAACGCAAAGTCAACAATAATCCACCCACCATGTCAGGCCAGACAGGCAAATGGCGAGAAGAGCAAGTCCTCGTCATCTGCCCTGGCAGTTCGACAACCATGGCCCAGCTCGGTTGTGGGGAACTCAGTCCGCCCGCCCACCGTTTTCCGACGCGCATGTTTAGAGACGAAGAGACGGGTCAATGGAGGCCCTACCATACTttcaagaggaagaaggctgccGCTGTGCCTGCGCCTGTAGTCGAGGGAGAACAGAAAACAGAAGAAACAAAGCCAgaaggggagaagaaggaagaagacgagtgGGAATATGTTGAGGACCAGGACTCGGACGAGGGCGCTGTTTATCCTATCCAGGGTGAGTACTGGCTAGTCTGCTGCTGGTTGTTTGGAGGGAGTGGAAAGGGACTGACAGAACCATGCACACAGGCGGCCACATCGTCGTAATGGAcgccttcctcgccttcctcGAACACGTCCACTCTAGCCTGACCACCACCTACCACAACACGCCCATAATGCTCATGGCCTCCCCGCAATGGACACGCCCAGACTGCGAAACCTTGGCTCGTTACATATTCGAAAAGACCAAGACACCCGCCCTGTGTCTGATCAACTCCGCCATTGCGACGCAGTACGGCCTCAAGTGGCCCAACATGACTGTTGTCGATATCGGGTTTGAGAAGGTCGACGTGACGTGTATCTACGACAGCAGGATCGTGGCGCATAGGGATGTTGGGGCGGGATGGCCAGAGAACAGcgcagaagaggaaagggaaatCAGCGGTGGAGAGGTCTTCACACGGAAACTGCAGCAGCTATTGAAGGATAAGATCAATGGGTTCAACCGCGACATGGCCGAGCAACTGAAGAAGAGTAACATCTGCGAAGTGCTGCCTTATGCGCCGGACAAGCCCAAGCTGATGGATCTCCCTACCGAGGATGTCCCTGTTGCTGCGgttgctactactactaccggaGCGGCGGCCGCTGCAGCGGCTTCGGGCACTACGACAGAAGGACCGAAGATTGTCGAGCCGGTTGCTGACGAACCGATCTACGACGCTGAAGGAAACTTGGTGGATGATGAGGGTGTGCTCGACGTTGCGAATATCGTGGCCACAGGTCAGACCAGGGAGTTCTTGgccaagaaagagaaggagaagcaggagaaggcgaagaagaagggcaaggataAAGAGGCGGAGGCGAATAGAGCGATGAGGTTGCCCAACTCTAAGAGGGTGAAGAACGTTTTCCACTTTGAGGAGTACGTTACCGAGGAGGTCCCGATTGTTCAGCCTGCTCCGCcagcaccggcaccggcaccggccgCACAGCATGTACCAGCGACGACAGAGGGTGCTAAGGATGTTGAGATGGCTGATGCGCCCGCGGCACCACCAGCGGAAGgagccgagaagaaggatgaagaaaagaaggatgaaGCCAAGACTGAGGAGCAAAAACCGGACGCCCCTGCTACGGAGGACAAGAAGCCCGAGGAGAAACCATCCGAACCCGCACCAGAACCCGCCACCGAAGCGCCCCAGCCTGCCGAAGCGCCAAAGGCCCCCGAGCCCGCTGCTGCCCCCACCCCTCCCGCACCAGAAGGCCCCGTCCCCACCGAGCGTCAAACCAAGCGCATCCGGCGAGACATCGAAGTCGGCCTCGAGCGCTTCGAGTTCGCCGACCGCGCCGAGATCGACCGCATCGTCACCGCCATCTACAACGCCGTCCAGTCTATCGACGACATGTACATGCGCCCTCCCTGCTGGGAAtccctcgtcttcgtcggcaACGGCGCCCGCATCCGCGGTCTCAAGGAAAACATTCTTCAAACCCTACAAGCCCGCCACCTCATCTCCCCCTCGAGCGCAACCATCTTCACCTCCGAACTGCCCTCCAACATCGGCACCCCCACAGCCGGCACGCCCGGTCCTGGAGGTGCTTCGACGCCTATCGCTAGCGGTCCTGGCGGTGCGCAGTCCGGTTCGCTACTACAAGCCGCCACTTCCGCCGCGGCCGCGAATGCAAACCTCAGCGTAGGACCCGGCGGCGCTCAGGGATTCCAGGGAGGCGCGGAGGGAAGCCAGCTGGGTCAGCACCACTTCCACAGCCAGACGCCGACCAATATCAAGCTGGCGCAGCTGCCAACGTATTTGAGCGAATGGACCAAGAACGGGTTCGAGGAGGCCATGTTCCTTGGCGCGCAGGTGGCTGCGAGGATGGCGTTTTGCATACACAATTTTGATGCGCAGGGGTTGGAGATGCAGCGGTATATGAGTTTGAGTAGGGTTGATTATAAGTGAGTACTTCCCTGATATTTGACAGCGAAAACTGATGAAAGGGAGTTATGCTAACGAGATACAACGAAAAAAATAGTGAGTTGGGTCCTAAGGGGATTAGGCTGCATTCTATGTTGGGGTGGTAGAGGCGGACTTTGATGGGTCAAATGTTTGAAAACGAAAGAGGATGATATACCATTGATTGGGTTGGGAGCCGAAGAGTTGGcggacagacagacagacagctgatgatgttcttgaaaggagggaagaaaagagatgTACGAAATGAACGGATGAGGAGGTACTCGTGCTGGCtcgctggctggctggctggctggtcgTTTGAAATCATTTTACACTTTATACTCACTTTTATGCTTACATTTGGCAGGCGtcacgaaaagaaaaaagagtgttgttgttgaaaggGAACTTGGTCACTTGACTGGCAGGGCCAAGCACAGGTTGCTCTATTCTTTTGGCTTGGGTGATATCCTATCCTgccttgtcttgtcttgtacACGATGTTCGACGGGCAGATATAACGAGTGGATCGGGTCTTTTACGTCCCCTTTCTtgctcttttccttctcttgctcTTTCTCCATCACGTAATTTCCTCTCTGTGGCTAGCGGGTTGAACGTCGATTGTTTGTTTGCTCGTGAACTAGATGGTGGATGTTGGACGTGAGCTCGAGGATGATGGAGTGGCTAGTGCCGTGTCGCAGTGTGCAGGCTCGAAGCTGAGGCAGagtctggtctggtctgcCTTTTGTGACTGATGGATGTCTTGGGTCAacttctgcttcttcgtGGGTTGTAGGTGAGTTGGGGGCTTCGTAGGTAGAGATGAGAGTAGCTAGTGTCGTATTACGAAGGGTAGCTTGGGGGCAGAGACTTGTCTACCTCCTTGGACTGATAGTTATCTGTGGTGTGAGTGggtctgctgctgcctggTCGTAGTCTGTTGGCGAGTGTCTGGGAAGATGGGAGTGGTAAGTGCCATGGCCTCGAGGTCTCGAGAGCCTTGTCTTGTCTACATGTCTGTCTAACTGATTGACGGCAGCTCGTAGGTTGACTTCTGCTTCCTCGTAGTCTGTCGTGAGTCTCCGGGAAGATGTGGCGATGAAAGCCATCTCGGGGAGGGTAATTCGGAGGTTCAGACATGAGTCTCCCGGTATTTGGGTGTCCAAGATATCTGCTCACCTTAGGTTAACTTTCCCATTTTTCACATATGTGTCTCATATGCCCATCATATGTAGTGTCATATGTCTGATAACGGCGTGGCAAGTGCTACATCGTGGAGGTGGTTCGGAGATCTAGGTCTAATTACGCCTAGTCACCCTCTGGGCCTTCGAACTCGGCCTCCCGGCCTCCTGGTCTGGCCACCGCAGGCCACCTTTCCGCAACCGTCGATCCCCTTCCTAAGCGCTCGGTAAGGCAGAATATGGCACCCCGTAACCCATCATATACAAGCATTTATGTCTGTTCGGTTGGTAACAACTCGGGCACATCGCCCACTATTCTAATTTGGGTGCGTTTCAAATGTACAGGTTTGGGCTTACCCTGCAAAGATCTGCCCCCTGACCGGCGTTTAGAGGAGATTGATGGTTGTAAACCCGCGAGTCTTCACGATATGTCGTTCATATGTCTAACATATGTCGAGAGTACTTCAGGAAGGGCCGAGACGAAGTGGTCCCGAAAACTGGTCTAAAAtttcttcttaattaattataaatctatccCCAACCGATCCCTAACCTATCCCCGATCTGTTCCCAAACTCGTCACGACCTCGTCTTGGGAGGACTCCGGAAAAATCAGCCCGTTTGCCTTCCACGTGATGTTTTGCTTCCCGCTCTGCAACTTCTTTCTGCATCGATTCGTGCCCACATCCCCAGCCTTGTTGTCCTCGCACCTTCCTATAGTTCTGGCTTCTCGACACCCGCACTTATCCCAATCTATCCATCATTGGCTGTCCCAACCAACGTGTTCAGACTCAATCAATCACGTGTTTTGTTGCTTCCCCGCTCGCAATTTTTCCTGCATACGTGCCTACATCCCCaacctcgtcgtcgccaCCACCTCGGCGTTTTCACACAACATCACCTTCGtcgcaacatcatcatccttgcAAACTCAACGTCGCTGCCATTTGAGAATCCCACCGGTATTTCAACTTTTGCACATAATCCGCTCGTGCCATCTCATTGCTGGCTTTCGGTTACTGAAAGTTCCCGTTGACGCGTTTCGCTATTGCTGATTGTGCACATCTCCAATCTTTCCGTCGTCGCAACCTTATCGTTGTCGGAACCTCGCCGTCGCCAGGACTTGAAGCGTTGTTgacgttttcttttttggacACTCCCTCTCAACCCAACTTGCCGACGCGCGCCATTCATTACTACCCGCAAACGAGCACTAACACCAGACCATGAATCGCCTTACCGCAGACTGGCTACCGGACGACACCCCTTGGGAGAAGCTCACGTGGTTCACGAAAGACGAGTTGAGGAAACAATGTGCGAAGCGATCCCTTCCTGTTACCGGTACCAAGTCCGTGCTTCAACAGCGACTGCTCGACTACCAGCGCACCCATACCACCGAGGTCAGACCTTGTCCTTTGCGGCTGGAATTCCCATGTCCCTTGGAGACGGAGTATGGAAGGTCGGCAAAGCCAACGCGTGCCATAGTACTTGTTGAGGACTTGAGCACCTTTCGTGCTTGTTTGAAAATGCGTTTTACGTTCGCGTCCCATCAAGTCACGCACCTTGACGGTGATATTGAGACATTTGCTAAAGTTCAAGttaactttactaataaaccGTCTTGCTCTTGTCGGGTAAGTAACCGCCGCTTGCATCTAGAATATATCCTCAAACCACAACTCCTTGCTGACTTGGTTTATATACCCAGAGACACTTCCTACACGATCTTCCCTGCTACCATGTTGAATGTTCGTGATCAGGCTTTCGCTACCCCCTGACCTATTTTCTAAGCATCAAAGCTAATCGTGATACCTTCATGTAGATCTCCTTCGCAAATTTTTCAACTGCCCGGAGCCTCTTCTCTGGCAAGAAGCGTACCTAACTTCAGAGCTCGAATACATCTACCGAAAAAGTCACGCTGCCCTTAGTCGTGTCAAGCCAGACCGGTACCGTCAGGGAAAGCGATGTGTCATATGTTTTGATGTGCATAAGACGCATGAAAAGAATGTCCCTTGCAGTTTGTGCGGAATGCCAACACATTCATTCTGCCTCAAAGcattgaggaagaagagaaaattCGATCCTGCGCAAGCGAGTCAATGCATCCTCTGCTTAGACAAGACCGCCTTGGCCGTTGAGAAGTATTTTGGACGGTCTCAGGTCTCGCCGGCCGTTgccggccccggccccgcCCTCGTTCCCAACGCCCCAGCCAGCAACAAGGCACTAGCCGGACCGGACCGATCGGTCACGAGTACTACTCAGTCGGAGGCTGTATCACCCGACTCCATAGAGCGAACGACCACCATGCAGGAGCCACACAGCGCAGCACAGCAAAAGTGCACATCCACGCCGCTTCCAGGGGTCCCGGCGCTTATTTGGCAGGAGATGCACCAGCAGGCACgagaacaacgacaacaacaacaacaacaacaacaacagaagcAAAGTGagcaacgacaacgacaagacGAGCAAAAGCAGAAACAACaaagacagcagcagcagtcgcAGGCAAAGGTGCGAGCGATTCGCCCCGTCATCACTGAGGTAAGGGTCTCGGAACTCCCTGACCCTGCcc belongs to Neurospora crassa OR74A linkage group IV, whole genome shotgun sequence and includes:
- a CDS encoding chromatin remodeling complex subunit codes for the protein MSGQTGKWREEQVLVICPGSSTTMAQLGCGELSPPAHRFPTRMFRDEETGQWRPYHTFKRKKAAAVPAPVVEGEQKTEETKPEGEKKEEDEWEYVEDQDSDEGAVYPIQGGHIVVMDAFLAFLEHVHSSLTTTYHNTPIMLMASPQWTRPDCETLARYIFEKTKTPALCLINSAIATQYGLKWPNMTVVDIGFEKVDVTCIYDSRIVAHRDVGAGWPENSAEEEREISGGEVFTRKLQQLLKDKINGFNRDMAEQLKKSNICEVLPYAPDKPKLMDLPTEDVPVAAVATTTTGAAAAAAASGTTTEGPKIVEPVADEPIYDAEGNLVDDEGVLDVANIVATGQTREFLAKKEKEKQEKAKKKGKDKEAEANRAMRLPNSKRVKNVFHFEEYVTEEVPIVQPAPPAPAPAPAAQHVPATTEGAKDVEMADAPAAPPAEGAEKKDEEKKDEAKTEEQKPDAPATEDKKPEEKPSEPAPEPATEAPQPAEAPKAPEPAAAPTPPAPEGPVPTERQTKRIRRDIEVGLERFEFADRAEIDRIVTAIYNAVQSIDDMYMRPPCWESLVFVGNGARIRGLKENILQTLQARHLISPSSATIFTSELPSNIGTPTAGTPGPGGASTPIASGPGGAQSGSLLQAATSAAAANANLSVGPGGAQGFQGGAEGSQLGQHHFHSQTPTNIKLAQLPTYLSEWTKNGFEEAMFLGAQVAARMAFCIHNFDAQGLEMQRYMSLSRVDYNELGPKGIRLHSMLGW